One region of Mycolicibacterium rhodesiae NBB3 genomic DNA includes:
- a CDS encoding STAS/SEC14 domain-containing protein — MIEVLEDMPEGVAGIRVSGKVTGDEISAFKPEMQKLLDADEVRIVEVIAPDYDGFGHGGLVEDLKQGFGVLIKHHSAFKRVAVVADKEWVRHTVHAVGWMMPYELEVFGLDDLERAKQWAAG, encoded by the coding sequence ATGATCGAAGTGTTAGAAGACATGCCCGAGGGAGTCGCCGGCATTCGGGTGTCCGGCAAGGTGACCGGCGACGAGATCAGTGCGTTCAAGCCCGAGATGCAAAAGCTGCTCGATGCCGACGAAGTCAGGATCGTCGAAGTCATCGCGCCCGATTACGACGGTTTCGGGCACGGAGGGTTGGTCGAAGATCTGAAGCAGGGCTTCGGCGTGCTCATCAAGCATCATTCGGCCTTCAAGCGGGTCGCCGTCGTCGCTGACAAGGAGTGGGTGCGGCACACCGTGCACGCGGTCGGCTGGATGATGCCCTATGAACTCGAGGTGTTCGGCCTCGACGATCTCGAACGGGCCAAACAGTGGGCTGCCGGCTGA
- a CDS encoding bestrophin family protein, which yields MGFRNSNAYNRWWEARTLGGGVVINCRALHNGLSSVDDGSATAAPVMDRLRRRQVRHAWQLASELRGGHRRSASPI from the coding sequence ATCGGCTTTCGCAACAGCAACGCCTACAACCGGTGGTGGGAGGCGCGCACGCTGGGGGGCGGCGTCGTCATCAACTGCCGGGCTTTGCACAACGGCCTGAGCAGTGTGGACGACGGGTCTGCGACAGCCGCCCCGGTGATGGACCGCCTGCGTCGCCGGCAGGTGCGCCATGCCTGGCAGCTCGCCAGCGAGCTTCGTGGCGGGCACCGCCGGTCGGCGTCGCCGATCTGA
- the pheT gene encoding phenylalanine--tRNA ligase subunit beta, with the protein MRLPYSWLRDVVQAGAPGWDVSADELEETFIRIGHEVEEVLPVGPVTGPLTVGRVAEIEELTEFKKPIRAVKVDVGETELRDIVCGATNFAVGDLVVAALPGSVLPGDFAIATRKTYGRTSDGMICSTAELNLGTDHSGILVLPAGTAEPGTPAADVLGLDDVVFNLAITPDRGYCLSVRGMAREIANAYDLAYVDPADIAPLPAEGEALPVTIDAGTGVQRFALRPVTGIDPKAVSPWWLQRRLLLSGIRAISPAVDVTNYVMLEIGHPMHAHDRSLITGGFRVRFADPGETVVTLDDIERRLDPADVLIVDDVATAAIGGVMGAGTTEVRDSTTDVLLEAAVWDPAAVSRTQRRLHLNSEAGRRYERTVDPAISVAALDRCSTLLAEISGGTVEPTLTDWRGDPPRGDWSPAPVSMAIDLPDRVAGVEYAPGTTIKRLTQIGADVVVNGDEVTATPPSWRPDLRQPADLVEEVLRLEGLEAIPSVLPLAPPGRGLSPTQKRRRAIGKSLALNGYVEILPTPFLPAGVFDQWGLSADDPRRSTTQVTNPLEADRPQLATTLLPGLLEALVRNVSRGAVDTELFALAQVVEATTDTRAVDRIPTDRRPTSDEIAALDASLPRQPQHVGVVMAGLREPAGPWGRGRPVDASDAFEAVRVVGRAAGVELTLRPAQHLPWHPGRCAEVAVGDTVVGHAGQLHPAVIERSGLPAGTCAVELNLDAIPLTESLPAPAVSPFPAVFQDIALIVGEDVAAADVIDAVRDGAGDLLEDVRLFDVYTGPQVGEGRKSLALALRFRAADRTLTEDEASAARDAAVQAAADRVGAEQRR; encoded by the coding sequence ATGCGCCTGCCCTACAGCTGGCTGCGCGACGTCGTTCAAGCCGGCGCTCCCGGCTGGGATGTGTCCGCCGACGAGCTCGAAGAGACCTTCATCCGGATCGGTCATGAGGTCGAGGAAGTCCTGCCCGTCGGGCCCGTCACCGGACCATTGACCGTCGGCCGCGTCGCCGAGATCGAAGAGCTGACCGAGTTCAAGAAGCCCATCCGCGCTGTCAAGGTCGACGTCGGTGAGACCGAGCTTCGTGACATCGTCTGCGGAGCAACCAACTTCGCCGTCGGCGATCTGGTCGTCGCGGCATTGCCCGGCTCGGTGCTTCCTGGCGACTTCGCCATCGCCACCCGCAAGACATACGGACGCACCAGTGACGGCATGATCTGTTCGACCGCCGAACTCAACCTCGGCACGGACCATTCCGGGATCCTGGTGCTGCCGGCGGGCACCGCAGAACCGGGCACACCCGCCGCCGACGTGCTCGGCCTCGACGACGTCGTATTCAATCTCGCGATCACGCCGGACCGCGGGTACTGCCTTTCGGTGCGGGGGATGGCCCGCGAGATCGCCAATGCGTACGACCTCGCCTACGTCGATCCCGCCGATATCGCGCCACTGCCCGCAGAGGGTGAGGCGCTGCCCGTGACGATCGACGCAGGGACCGGCGTACAGCGCTTCGCTCTGCGTCCGGTCACCGGTATCGATCCAAAAGCGGTGTCGCCGTGGTGGTTGCAGCGCCGTCTACTGCTGTCGGGCATCAGGGCCATCTCACCGGCCGTCGACGTGACCAACTACGTGATGCTCGAGATCGGGCATCCGATGCACGCCCACGACCGCAGCCTGATCACGGGCGGCTTCCGGGTCCGGTTCGCTGACCCGGGGGAGACGGTCGTGACGCTCGATGACATAGAGCGCAGGCTCGACCCCGCCGACGTGCTCATCGTCGACGATGTCGCGACCGCCGCGATCGGCGGTGTGATGGGTGCGGGCACCACCGAGGTTCGTGACAGCACCACCGACGTGCTGCTCGAAGCCGCGGTCTGGGACCCTGCGGCCGTATCGCGCACGCAGCGGCGACTGCACCTCAACAGCGAGGCCGGCCGCCGCTATGAGCGGACCGTCGACCCGGCGATATCCGTGGCCGCATTGGACCGCTGCAGTACGCTGCTGGCTGAGATATCCGGTGGCACAGTCGAACCCACTTTGACCGATTGGCGCGGCGACCCGCCTCGGGGCGATTGGTCGCCTGCACCGGTCAGCATGGCGATCGATCTGCCCGATCGCGTCGCGGGTGTCGAATACGCGCCGGGCACCACGATCAAACGCCTGACACAGATCGGCGCCGACGTCGTCGTGAACGGCGATGAGGTCACCGCGACTCCGCCGAGTTGGCGTCCCGACCTTCGCCAGCCCGCGGACCTCGTCGAAGAGGTGCTGCGGTTGGAGGGTCTCGAGGCGATCCCGTCGGTGCTGCCACTCGCGCCGCCGGGCCGCGGCCTGAGCCCTACGCAGAAGCGGCGTCGAGCGATCGGAAAGTCCCTGGCGCTCAACGGTTACGTGGAGATCCTTCCCACGCCGTTCCTGCCCGCGGGGGTATTCGATCAATGGGGTCTGTCTGCCGACGATCCGCGGCGCTCCACGACGCAGGTGACGAATCCGTTGGAGGCCGACCGGCCGCAGTTGGCGACGACGCTGCTGCCGGGTCTCCTGGAAGCCTTGGTACGCAACGTGTCCCGCGGCGCCGTCGACACCGAATTGTTCGCACTCGCCCAGGTCGTCGAAGCCACCACGGATACCCGCGCCGTGGACCGCATTCCCACAGACCGTCGCCCCACGTCGGACGAGATCGCGGCACTGGATGCGTCGCTGCCGCGTCAGCCGCAGCATGTCGGGGTGGTCATGGCCGGCCTGCGGGAACCGGCGGGTCCGTGGGGACGGGGCAGACCAGTCGATGCCAGCGACGCGTTCGAGGCGGTGCGCGTCGTCGGCCGCGCCGCCGGAGTCGAACTGACGCTGCGGCCCGCTCAGCACCTGCCGTGGCATCCGGGCCGGTGCGCCGAGGTCGCCGTCGGCGACACCGTCGTCGGCCATGCCGGACAACTTCACCCCGCTGTCATCGAACGGTCGGGGCTGCCCGCGGGTACCTGCGCCGTCGAACTGAACCTGGACGCCATCCCGCTGACCGAGTCGCTGCCGGCACCCGCGGTATCGCCGTTCCCAGCGGTGTTCCAGGACATTGCGCTGATCGTCGGCGAGGACGTCGCCGCAGCGGACGTCATCGATGCGGTGCGTGACGGCGCGGGTGACCTACTGGAGGACGTCCGGCTGTTCGATGTGTACACCGGGCCGCAGGTCGGCGAGGGCCGGAAATCCCTTGCGCTGGCGCTTCGATTCCGCGCCGCCGACCGCACCCTCACCGAGGACGAGGCAAGCGCTGCGCGAGACGCGGCGGTGCAAGCCGCGGCAGATCGCGTCGGAGCCGAGCAACGGCGCTGA
- the pheS gene encoding phenylalanine--tRNA ligase subunit alpha, with translation MAEQPVELSEEALTNAVSAARRAFDAAGDLDALARAKTEQLGDRSPIALARQALGSLPKTDRADAGKRVNVARTEAQQAYDERLAALRAERDAAVLIAERIDVTLPSTRQPLGARHPITILAEHVADTFVAMGWELAEGPEVETEQFNFDALNFPPDHPARSEQDTFYVAPEGSRQVLRTHTSPVQIRALLERELPVYIISIGRTFRTDELDSTHTPVFHQVEGLAVDKGLTMAHLRGTLDAFARSEFGPEGRTRFRPHFFPFTEPSAEVDIWFANKKGGPGWVEWGGCGMVNPNVLRACGIDPEVYSGFAFGMGLERTLQFRNGIPDMRDMVEGDVRFSLPFGVGV, from the coding sequence GTGGCTGAGCAGCCTGTTGAGCTATCCGAGGAAGCGCTGACCAACGCTGTCAGCGCGGCTCGTCGTGCCTTCGACGCAGCCGGTGACCTCGACGCGCTCGCGCGCGCCAAGACCGAGCAACTGGGCGATCGCTCGCCCATCGCACTGGCCCGCCAGGCGCTCGGGTCGCTGCCCAAGACCGACCGCGCCGATGCGGGCAAGCGGGTCAACGTGGCGCGCACCGAGGCGCAGCAGGCATACGACGAGCGGCTCGCGGCACTGCGGGCCGAGCGGGACGCCGCGGTGCTGATCGCCGAGCGCATCGACGTGACGCTGCCATCGACTCGGCAACCGCTGGGCGCGCGTCATCCGATCACGATCCTGGCCGAGCACGTCGCCGATACCTTCGTGGCTATGGGTTGGGAACTCGCCGAGGGGCCCGAAGTCGAGACCGAGCAGTTCAACTTCGACGCGCTGAACTTCCCGCCCGACCATCCGGCGCGCAGCGAGCAGGACACCTTCTACGTCGCGCCCGAAGGGTCACGGCAGGTGCTGCGCACACACACCTCGCCGGTGCAGATCCGCGCGCTGTTGGAGCGCGAGTTGCCGGTCTACATCATCTCGATCGGACGCACGTTCCGCACCGACGAGCTCGACTCCACGCACACCCCGGTTTTCCATCAGGTGGAGGGGCTGGCCGTGGACAAGGGGCTGACGATGGCCCACCTGCGCGGGACACTGGATGCTTTCGCCCGCTCCGAGTTCGGACCCGAGGGCCGTACGCGGTTCCGTCCGCACTTCTTCCCGTTCACCGAACCGTCGGCCGAGGTCGACATCTGGTTCGCGAACAAGAAGGGCGGCCCGGGCTGGGTGGAATGGGGTGGTTGCGGCATGGTGAATCCGAACGTGTTGCGCGCCTGCGGTATCGACCCAGAGGTCTATTCCGGATTTGCATTCGGCATGGGACTCGAGCGCACCCTTCAGTTCCGCAACGGAATTCCCGACATGCGCGACATGGTCGAGGGTGATGTCCGCTTCTCGTTGCCGTTCGGAGTTGGAGTCTGA
- the argJ gene encoding bifunctional glutamate N-acetyltransferase/amino-acid acetyltransferase ArgJ has protein sequence MTSEPEATNYEVADSSKLIRTQGVTAPAGFRATGIAAGIKVSGALDLALVFNEGPDHAAAAVFTRNKVKAAPVLWSQQVLTTGRLRAVVLNSGGANACTGPGGFQDTHATAEAVAAALSDWGTETGAIEVAVCSTGLIGDRLPMDKVLAGITAIVHEMAGGLTGGEEAARAIMTTDTVPKQVALHHSGNWTVGGMAKGAGMLAPSLATMLSVITTDAAASSEALDQALRKATARTFDRLDVDGSCSTNDTVLLLASGASEITPSQTDLEDAVLRVCDDLCAQLQADAEGVTKRILVTVTGAESEQDALTAARVVARDSLVKTALFGSDPNWGRVLAAVGMAPVALEPDRITVSFNGSAVCVDGVGAPGAREVDLSGEVIDVTIDLGVGDSQASIRTTDLSHAYVEENSAYSS, from the coding sequence GTGACTTCGGAGCCGGAGGCGACCAATTATGAAGTTGCCGACTCCTCAAAATTGATCCGGACTCAGGGTGTCACCGCCCCGGCCGGGTTCCGGGCCACCGGAATCGCTGCGGGCATCAAGGTTTCCGGCGCGCTCGACCTCGCGCTGGTGTTCAACGAGGGCCCCGACCACGCCGCTGCGGCCGTCTTCACCCGCAACAAGGTCAAGGCCGCGCCGGTGCTGTGGTCGCAGCAGGTGCTCACCACCGGTCGACTGCGGGCGGTCGTCCTCAACTCCGGCGGCGCCAACGCCTGCACGGGACCGGGAGGCTTTCAGGACACTCACGCAACCGCGGAGGCCGTCGCCGCCGCACTCTCCGACTGGGGAACCGAGACCGGGGCCATCGAGGTTGCGGTGTGCTCCACGGGTCTCATCGGCGATCGGCTGCCAATGGACAAGGTGCTGGCGGGTATCACCGCGATCGTCCACGAGATGGCCGGGGGGCTGACCGGTGGCGAAGAGGCCGCGCGGGCCATCATGACCACCGACACTGTGCCGAAACAGGTGGCGCTGCACCACAGTGGCAACTGGACGGTGGGCGGTATGGCCAAGGGGGCGGGGATGCTGGCGCCGTCGCTGGCGACCATGCTGTCGGTGATCACCACCGACGCCGCCGCCAGTTCCGAGGCGCTCGATCAGGCGTTGCGCAAGGCGACCGCCCGCACGTTCGACCGGCTCGATGTCGACGGCAGCTGCTCCACCAACGACACCGTGCTGCTGCTCGCCTCCGGGGCCAGCGAGATCACGCCGAGCCAAACCGATCTCGAGGATGCGGTACTGCGGGTCTGCGACGATCTCTGCGCACAGCTGCAGGCCGACGCCGAGGGTGTCACCAAGCGCATCCTCGTCACCGTGACCGGGGCCGAATCGGAGCAGGACGCGCTGACCGCGGCACGTGTGGTCGCCCGCGACAGCCTTGTCAAGACCGCACTGTTCGGGTCGGACCCGAACTGGGGCCGCGTGCTGGCCGCGGTGGGCATGGCGCCGGTGGCGCTGGAACCCGATCGGATCACCGTGTCGTTCAACGGATCCGCGGTGTGCGTGGACGGTGTCGGCGCCCCCGGTGCCCGAGAGGTGGACCTGTCCGGCGAGGTCATCGACGTCACCATCGACCTGGGCGTCGGCGACAGCCAGGCGTCGATCCGCACGACCGACCTTTCACACGCCTACGTTGAAGAGAACTCGGCCTACAGCTCATGA
- a CDS encoding rhomboid-like protein, whose translation MVAEFFHRLLRIRVTVAYAVIVTGVATELLYLGPRVQDRVIRHASTNLHNLSHGRAGTLFVSAFVVDAGPIYLWLPGLVCLMALAEVLWGSSRLVIAFAIGHVGATLLVAVGLTAAVERAWLPASVTRAIDVGMSYGAAAVLGSLTAAIPRRFRPAWLGWWLAAGIATVVLGCDFTDVGHAAALALGMGVSTQFGDPARWTRSAFVLLGAGAAFGFLLLAGTGSAAYVAAASGLAGAAGSEMLASWRVRRSKRDRSGQQLRPGVCQGEGDCASARTV comes from the coding sequence ATGGTGGCTGAGTTTTTCCATCGCCTGCTACGGATCCGCGTCACCGTGGCGTACGCGGTGATCGTGACCGGTGTGGCGACGGAACTGCTCTATCTGGGACCGCGGGTTCAGGACCGAGTCATCCGCCATGCGAGCACGAATTTGCACAACCTCAGTCATGGCCGAGCGGGAACACTATTCGTCAGCGCATTCGTTGTCGACGCCGGTCCGATTTACCTGTGGCTTCCCGGACTCGTCTGTCTGATGGCGCTTGCCGAGGTGCTCTGGGGCAGCAGCCGTCTCGTCATCGCCTTCGCGATCGGGCACGTGGGCGCCACGCTGCTGGTGGCGGTCGGCCTGACCGCCGCGGTGGAACGGGCGTGGCTCCCGGCTTCGGTGACGCGGGCAATCGACGTAGGGATGAGCTACGGCGCCGCTGCGGTGCTGGGCTCGCTCACCGCCGCGATTCCGAGACGTTTTCGGCCCGCATGGCTCGGGTGGTGGCTGGCGGCTGGGATCGCGACGGTCGTTCTCGGTTGCGACTTCACCGATGTCGGGCACGCCGCGGCGCTGGCGCTGGGGATGGGGGTGTCGACACAGTTCGGCGATCCCGCACGGTGGACGCGGTCGGCGTTCGTCCTGCTCGGCGCTGGGGCGGCGTTCGGGTTCCTGCTGCTGGCCGGTACAGGATCGGCGGCGTACGTCGCCGCGGCGAGCGGACTGGCGGGTGCCGCTGGAAGCGAGATGTTGGCCAGCTGGCGGGTCAGACGATCAAAGCGCGATCGGTCCGGACAACAGCTCAGACCCGGTGTCTGCCAGGGCGAGGGAGACTGCGCATCCGCTCGGACCGTGTGA
- the argC gene encoding N-acetyl-gamma-glutamyl-phosphate reductase: MQNPCMTSVAVAGASGYAGGEILRLLLGHPAYADGRLTIGALTAAASAGSTLGEHHPHLLPLANRTLDATDAQTLSDHDVVFLALPHGHSAALADELGADTVIVDCGADFRLTDAGAWERFYGSSHAGSWPYGLPELPGARERLRGAKRIAVPGCYPTAALLALWPAIAEELIEPAVTVVAVSGTSGAGRAAKTDLLGSEVIGSARAYNVGGKHRHTPEIAQGLKAVTDRDVTVSFTPVLIPTSRGILATCTARTTAPLSQIRAAYEKAYDAEPFIHLLPEDRLPTTGAVIGSNAAQLAVTVDEDAATFIGIAAIDNLVKGTGGAAVQSMNLALGWPETEGLSIVGVAP, encoded by the coding sequence ATGCAGAATCCCTGTATGACTTCTGTGGCAGTGGCCGGTGCCAGCGGATATGCAGGTGGAGAGATCCTGCGGCTGCTGCTGGGCCACCCCGCGTATGCCGACGGGCGGTTGACGATCGGTGCGCTCACCGCAGCGGCCAGCGCAGGCAGCACGCTGGGTGAACACCACCCGCACCTGCTGCCGCTGGCCAACCGGACGCTGGACGCCACCGACGCCCAGACGCTGAGCGATCACGACGTGGTGTTCCTCGCGCTTCCGCACGGTCACTCGGCCGCCCTGGCTGACGAGTTGGGTGCCGACACCGTGATCGTCGACTGCGGCGCCGACTTCCGCCTCACCGATGCCGGAGCATGGGAACGGTTCTACGGTTCGTCGCATGCCGGCAGCTGGCCCTACGGGCTGCCCGAGTTGCCGGGTGCCCGTGAGCGCCTTCGCGGCGCCAAGCGCATCGCAGTGCCCGGCTGCTACCCGACCGCGGCACTGCTCGCGTTGTGGCCTGCGATCGCCGAGGAGCTCATCGAGCCCGCCGTCACCGTCGTCGCGGTCAGCGGAACGTCGGGTGCCGGGCGCGCGGCGAAAACCGACCTGCTCGGCTCGGAGGTCATCGGGTCGGCGCGCGCCTACAACGTCGGCGGCAAGCACCGGCACACCCCCGAGATCGCGCAGGGCCTGAAGGCCGTCACCGACCGCGACGTCACCGTGTCGTTCACCCCGGTGCTCATCCCGACGTCGCGTGGCATCCTGGCCACCTGCACCGCCAGGACCACCGCGCCGCTGTCGCAGATCCGCGCAGCGTACGAGAAGGCTTATGACGCAGAACCTTTCATTCATCTGCTGCCGGAGGACCGGCTGCCCACGACCGGCGCGGTGATCGGCAGTAACGCCGCTCAACTCGCGGTCACCGTCGACGAGGACGCTGCGACGTTCATCGGCATCGCCGCCATCGACAACCTCGTCAAGGGAACCGGCGGTGCGGCGGTGCAATCGATGAACCTCGCGCTGGGCTGGCCCGAGACCGAAGGGCTTTCGATTGTGGGGGTGGCGCCGTGA